One Heterodontus francisci isolate sHetFra1 chromosome 3, sHetFra1.hap1, whole genome shotgun sequence DNA window includes the following coding sequences:
- the tpd52l1 gene encoding tumor protein D53 isoform X3, which translates to MKILVWNWPRYKKTQETLNNTGQKASAALNNVSSTLSKKLGEMKNSPTFKSFEERMETTVSSLKCKVGVPAHSSGSFEDVLNSTANASVQESTSGNHLTEDFGAF; encoded by the exons ATACAAAAAAACACAGGAGACTCTCAATAATACAGGACAGAAGGCATCAGCAGCTCTGAATAATGTAAGCTCTACGCTTAGCAAGAAACTAGGAGAGATGAA AAATTCTCCTACATTCAAGTCCTTTGAGGAGCGGATGGAAACTACAGTTAGCAGTCTGAAG TGTAAAGTTGGTGTGCCTGCCCACAGCAGTGGAAGTTTTGAAGATGTGCTGAATTCTACTGCCAATGCCAGTGTTCAGGAATCAACTTCAGGAAATCATCTGACTGAAGACTTCGGAGCTTTTTAA